A genomic window from Brassica oleracea var. oleracea cultivar TO1000 chromosome C8, BOL, whole genome shotgun sequence includes:
- the LOC106312503 gene encoding U2 small nuclear ribonucleoprotein A'-like: MVKLTADLIWNSPHFFNAIKERELELRGNKIPVIENLGATEDQFDTIDLSDNEIVKLENFPLLNRLGTLIVNNNRITRINPNIGEFLPKLHTLVLTNNRLVNLVEIDPLASIPKLQYLSLLDNNITKKPNYRLYVIHKLKSLRVLDFIKVKAKERAEAAALFTSKEAEEEVKKVSQEVVQKVSDTTEDAEAPKVVAPTQEQILAIKAAIVNSQTIEEIARLEQALKFGQVPAGLVVPDPASGVNDGSGPMEE, from the exons ATGGTGAAGCTCACAGCTGATTTGATCTGGAACAGTCCTCACTTCTTCAACGCCATCAAGGAGCGAGAGTTGGAGCTACGAG GCAACAAGATTCCTGTAATCGAGAACTTGGGTGCTACTGAG GACCAGTTCGATACAATAGATCTGTCTGATAATGAGATAGTTAAGCTAGAGAATTTTCCGCTTCTCAACCGGTTAGGAACTCTGATTGTAAATAACAATCGGATCACCAGGATAAACCCTAACATTGGAG AGTTCTTGCCGAAGCTGCACACTTTGGTTCTTACGAACAACAGGCTTGTGAATTTGGTTGAGATTGATCCCCTTGCCTCCATCCCAAAGCTTCAGTACCTTAGTTTGTTGGATAATAATATCACCAAGAAGCCAAATTATCGCCTTTATGTGATTCACAAGCTTAAATCACTTCGAGTGCTGGATTTCATTAAAGTCAAAGCTAAG GAGAGAGCTGAAGCTGCGGCTTTGTTTACATCTAAGGAAGCAGAAGAAGAGGTTAAGAAGGTATCTCAGGAGGTGGTTCAAAAAGTTTCAGATACTACAGAAGATGCAGAGGCTCCAAAAGTGGTGGCCCCAACACAGGAGCAGATTTTAGCTATCAAG GCTGCAATTGTCAATTCCCAGACGATAGAAGAAATTGCCAGACTCGAACAGGCTTTGAAGTTTGGCCAGGTTCCTGCAGGCCTGGTAGTTCCTGATCCTGCATCTGGTGTTAATGACGGTTCTGGTCCTATGGAG GAATAG